In Methylomonas sp. MK1, the following are encoded in one genomic region:
- a CDS encoding DUF2975 domain-containing protein, translating to MKLVPGKIWHDGFACAGLWTWYGYWSPQFSDGSPQFSVFPVYFALLSSWMLLGLINKSPQFDWESQESLRYMQKYLARFDTCVVAGLVLVCLALPEHYLSYPIAMTFFIVRSAFQRCLEIIDSL from the coding sequence TTGAAATTAGTACCCGGCAAGATATGGCACGACGGTTTTGCCTGCGCGGGCTTATGGACTTGGTACGGTTACTGGAGCCCGCAATTCAGCGACGGCTCGCCGCAATTCAGCGTGTTTCCGGTCTATTTCGCCTTGCTTAGTAGCTGGATGCTGCTGGGTTTAATTAACAAAAGCCCGCAGTTTGATTGGGAATCGCAAGAATCTTTGCGTTATATGCAAAAATATTTGGCCCGCTTCGACACTTGCGTAGTGGCTGGCTTGGTACTAGTTTGTCTGGCATTGCCGGAGCACTATCTATCCTATCCAATTGCCATGACTTTCTTCATCGTCCGTAGCGCTTTTCAGCGCTGTCTGGAGATTATCGATAGCCTGTGA